Genomic segment of Armatimonadota bacterium:
GCGGTAAGACGTAGGGGGCGAGCGTTGTCCGGATTCACTGGGCGTAAAGCGCGTGCAGGCGGCCGGTTAAGTCCCGTGTGAAAGCCTCCGGCTCAACCGGAGGAGGTCGCGGGATACTGGCGGGCTTGAGGGCGGCAGAGGGTGGTGGAATTCCCGGTGTAGCGGTGAAATGCGTAGATATCGGGAGGAACGCCAGTGGCGAAGGCGGCCACCTGGGCCGTCCCTGACGCTGAGACGCGAAAGCTGGGGGAGCGAACGGGATTAGATACCCCGGTAGTCCCAGCCGTAAACGATGCTCACTAGGTGTTGGGGGGTTACTCCCTCAGTGCCGCAGCTAACGCATTAAGTGAGCCGCCTGGGGACTACGGCCGCAAGGCTAAAACTCAAAGGAATTGACGGGGGCCCGCACAAGCGGTGGAGCATGTGGTTTAATTCGATGCAAAGCGAAGAACCTTACCAGGCCTTGACATGCAGGGAGTACCGAACCGAAAGGGGAGGGACCCGTAAAGTCGGGAGCCTGAACAGGTGGTGCATGGCTGTCGTCAGCTCGTGCCGTGAGGTGTTGGGTTAAGTCCCGCAACGAGCGCAACCCCTGTCCCTAGTTGCCCCCGGGTGATGCCGAGCACTCTAGGGAGACTGCCGGCGACGAGCCGGAGGAAGGTGGGGATGACGTCAAGTCATCATGCCCCTTATGGCCTGGGCTACACACATGCTACAATGGCCGGGACAACGGGCTGCGAGGTCGCGAGGCCGAGCCAATCCCTAAAACCCGGTCCCAGTTCGGATCGCAGGCTGCAACTCGCCTGCGTGAAGCCGGAATCGCTAGTAACCGTCGATCAGCCACGCGACGGTGAATACGTTCTCGGGCCTTGTACACACCGCCCGTCACGTCATGGGAGCTGGTTCCACCCGAAGCCGGTGGCCTAACCCGCAAGGGAGGGAGCCGTCGAAGGTGGGGTCGGTGACTGGGACGAAGTCGTAACGACATGTTGCGACCCCCGCTGGCGACAGCGGGTGCAAAACTCGGCTATATGCTGGAAACCCCGCAAGGATCCCGCGCTACTGTCTTCTCAAGCCAGGTGCCGCAAGACGGTGACAATGCGTCGGGTGATGCGGACAATCAGCAGGGAAGTCACCTGCCGGTGAAAAGCCCGGTGGGCTGACCCCTCAGAGACTATACGCCGACATCCCGCAGAGGATGAAGAGATAGTCCGCGCTCCCAGGCGACTGGGGGATCAACGCGAACAAGGTAGCCGTACGGGAACGTGCGGCTGGATCACCTCCTTTCTAAGGAGAACAAGCCGACCGTGGTGGGGATCGGTGCCACCCGGCCGGGCGCGGCCTCCTTACCACTGTGGAGTTGTCAAGGTGAAGGCCCGCTCCGCGCTGGAGCGGGCCTTCAGGTTTGTTGGGTCCGATGCTCCCCACTGATCAGCCCCCGAAAGACGGCCGGTTGGGGCCGATGATATGCGGAAGAGAGGCTGACACCTGAGTCCGATGGCTTTGGCGTTGCGCTATTCCGTGCCCGAACTCATCGACGCCGAGATCGGCCGCGCGACGGCCGGCGAAGTTCGCGCCTACCTGCGCGGTGCTTCTCGCGACGGTACGTTCAACCACCTGCACCGAACACTTCGCATCTCACAGGCTGACGTCCGGTGGCTCTGGGTTCTCGGCAGTCTCCTTAGACGGCTGGGGAAGCGGAGTTGGATCTACCGCGAAGGTAGGCGGAACGTCTGGGTGATCGAAACGACATGGCACCCCGCATCCCCGGAGACGATATTCACAGGAGGTGAGGCGACGGCATTCATCCCAGGGTACTTCGATGCTGAAGGCGGCGTGCCCCTGGACGGCCGTGACCGATTCTACGTCCAATTCGCCCAGAAGAATCACGCCGATCTGGCTCGCATCCACGGCCTCTTAGGGCTGCTGGGGGTGGAGTGCGGGCGGATCCACAACCCCAGCGTACGACGAGACGCCGACTACTGGCGCTTCTATGTGCTCGCCGCGTCCCACAAGCAGTTCATCCAGGTCGTAGGATCCTGGCATCCTCGCAAGCGGATGCTCCTCGAGGAGAGGACGGTCTTGCTGGGTGACGCTCGTCGCGCTTGATAGGACGGCATGCAGTGCGATTCGGATCGGACCCGAAGGAGCGGACAGGCTCGTCGTACGCCTTCCCTACAGTCCCGAGGACGTCGCGAAGATCAAGACCATCCCCGGCCGCCGCTGGCATCCCGAGGGAAAATACTGGACGGTTCCCCACAGCGACGGAGTCCTCGCGCACCTGCAAGCGCTCTTCGCAGGCCGTCCTATTGAGGTCGACGCCGCGCTTGGACCCGTCGACCGCCGCTGTGATCAGGACACGCCAGCGGACCCTGCCCACCCTGCCGCCATGCCTCTGCCGCCCGGGCTCCTGGATCGGGTCCGCCAGGGCCTCCGCGCTTGCCGTTACAGCCGGAGGACCCAACAGGCGTATGCGGTCTGGATTACCCGGTTCGTTGAATTCCACGATGGGCGCGATCCCGGCGAGATGGGAGAGCGGGATGTCAACGCGTAGAGCTACCAGGCCACGCGATCTCCCGCCCCACCGGATGGCCACCGAGGGCAGAGGAGATCACCCGTTGCGCAAGGAGTTCGCCGGTCCCGGTGAGGGCGAAGCGGTCTCTGTGACCTTCGACCCCGCGATCCATCCCGCTTCCCCTGCCATCTCCCGCATCGTCCTGGGGCTAAGCAACTGCTACCTGGTGCGCGGCGCGGGGATCGTCGTCGTCGATCCGGGGCCCTGGGGCGGGCGGGTGCTGCCCCGCCTGCTGCGGCGCGCCGGCATCCGACCCGAGGATGTCCGCTTGATCCTGCTCACGCACGCCCACATCGACCACGTCGGCTCCGCTGCCCACCTCCGCCGGCTGACCGGGGCGCCGGTGGCGGCGCACCGCCTGGAACAAGGGTGGCTGGAATCCGGGTTCGTCGCCGTCCCCGACGGTGTTAGCCCGTGGGGGCGGGTGCTGGCGGCCGCCATGCGGCCCGTCGCCGCACGGTTGCGCTTCCCGCCGGTCAGGGTGGACATCCTCCTGGACGACATGCCTACGCCTCTGGCCGGGTACGGCCTGCCCGGGCAGGTCATCTTCACCCCCGGGCACAGTCCCGGATCCGTCAGCCTGGTCCTCGACTCGGGCGAGGCCTTTGTAGGTGACTTGGCCATCGGCGGCTCGGCGTTCCGTCCCCGGCCCGGTATGCCCGGCCGACGACCCCCGGGCCCTGCGGCGGAGCTGGCAGCGGGTGATCGCTGCCGGCGCATCCATGATCTATCCCGGCCACGGCCGGCCGTTTCCCCTGGAGCGGTTGCGGCGGGTCATCTCCATACCTGGTCGCGGCGCGTCGGTTCTCCCCGCGCTATAATCCTCCTGTGTTCAGGAGACCCTGACGTGGTCTTGCCATCAGCACGCGGGACCCCTGAAGGGGATCGGGGAGACTGGGGATAGCCGGTGGCGGAGGCGTTCCAGGACTCCTATCCCGACGACCTGAGTTACTGC
This window contains:
- a CDS encoding LAGLIDADG family homing endonuclease, whose translation is MALALRYSVPELIDAEIGRATAGEVRAYLRGASRDGTFNHLHRTLRISQADVRWLWVLGSLLRRLGKRSWIYREGRRNVWVIETTWHPASPETIFTGGEATAFIPGYFDAEGGVPLDGRDRFYVQFAQKNHADLARIHGLLGLLGVECGRIHNPSVRRDADYWRFYVLAASHKQFIQVVGSWHPRKRMLLEERTVLLGDARRA
- a CDS encoding MBL fold metallo-hydrolase; the encoded protein is MRKEFAGPGEGEAVSVTFDPAIHPASPAISRIVLGLSNCYLVRGAGIVVVDPGPWGGRVLPRLLRRAGIRPEDVRLILLTHAHIDHVGSAAHLRRLTGAPVAAHRLEQGWLESGFVAVPDGVSPWGRVLAAAMRPVAARLRFPPVRVDILLDDMPTPLAGYGLPGQVIFTPGHSPGSVSLVLDSGEAFVGDLAIGGSAFRPRPGMPGRRPPGPAAELAAGDRCRRIHDLSRPRPAVSPGAVAAGHLHTWSRRVGSPRAIILLCSGDPDVVLPSARGTPEGDRGDWG